A region from the Methanobrevibacter sp. genome encodes:
- the tnpA gene encoding IS200/IS605 family transposase, which yields MSSNLNRNQHSVYILTYHLVLVIKYRRNVINEDIFDSLMVIFDNIGFKYGIQVKEANWEVDHIHILFEAKPSTNLVKFINSYKSASS from the coding sequence ATGAGCAGTAATTTGAATAGGAATCAGCATTCAGTATACATATTAACTTATCATTTAGTATTGGTGATTAAATATCGTAGAAATGTAATTAATGAAGATATATTCGATTCATTAATGGTTATTTTTGATAATATTGGTTTTAAATATGGTATTCAAGTTAAAGAAGCGAATTGGGAGGTTGATCATATTCATATTTTATTTGAAGCTAAACCAAGTACTAATTTGGTTAAATTCATTAATTCTTATAAAAGTGCAAGTAGC